A stretch of DNA from Lotus japonicus ecotype B-129 chromosome 4, LjGifu_v1.2:
AGCTTCTACTGCTACCCTCAAAGCGCTTCACTTCGCATCTGAGAAGAAACGGGTAAAGATAAGATTAGCTCAATTTGATTCTTCAATCGATTCTATTGGAAATTTTCAACTTGTGGTTTTGTATGCAGAAAAAAGTTGCGTTGCCGTGTTTGGTTTGTAGAGGGAAGGGATTCTACATATGCAAATTGTGCAATGGGAACGCCACCATTGCTTGGTCTCCGATGTATGACCCTATTGCAATTAACCCCTGCCTTTGTCCTACTTGCGAAGGCAACAGGTTAGCTCTCATTTCAGTTCTTTAAGGTTTATGATTTTCTGGGTTATTCTAGTTTTCTAATGGTTGCTAATGGATTTGCAGGGTTCAACGTTGTCTGAACTGTTTGGGAAAAGGCTATGATTGATAGTGCTGCATTTCTTATGATTATTGGTTAAgaacaattgattctgaagttagaattaattctgtgagtagcttgtaagttttagaattgattctaataATGAAAGagaagctaatccaaacatgctatttacTTCCCTGCAATTCTTATGATGATTATTGGTTAAGTGTATTTTATTGCATCTGAGAGCCTACACATCTCTGTCACATTTTATTTAGATTGAATTAACTTCCCTATAATCAGAACTAAGTAATAGTTCTATTCTATCATAGTGAATCTAAGCTCACTGAATCCATGGAGGAACATATCAACCCTTTTTCTATTTGGCTAGTGTAGCTCTGTCAATCACATTCGGGTGGCTATGGACTTGAAAATTACCTTTTGCCTATTAAAGTGGCTAAGTTTTTTCAGTAGCTAATAAAATGTAACTTTGAGTGAATTACTATTATCATGTTCTTCATGTTTTGTGTTTCTTGCGTGTACTTTCATCATCATAGGAACTACCAAGATATTCTTTCGCATTGTAGAATGGAATTAGTGTTGGGAGTTTTAATCTTGATTCCTATTCTGTCACAATTGTAATAGTGAAGAATCAATTTTATATTTGAGAGTTGAGGCAAATGAACAATTGCAATATAAAATTTTCAGGAAGAATCAAGACTGGGAAAACCAACAAGGTTGCAGATGCATAGTCACGATCTCATGAGCCATCTCTGCCAAGTTGTTTGATCCGTTCTATGCCACTTTTTTCATTCTCATAGCAACTTAAGCAAGACTTagctcttttcttttttccggTGAAAAGACAGACTTAGCTTTGATTGAATGAACCATTTCAgtagttagaacttagaagatATTGGGTCTCACTCTGATTGAATGGAGTGTTGTTATACAGGGAAGATTTGGGTAAACAAGATAAAAACATGATTCCTCACTTTTATGAAGAGTTCCATAGAACTTCCATCGTGGGCCACATTGGTACAGTCAAGACTTGAACAGATTTCGTTCCTTGACAAAAATAAACTGATTTCATTCACTAACTCTTGTTTGGGGAAGTATGCATCAAGTCATCCAACTTTTGTGATTGagtttcgttttttttttcaagagagTTGTGATCAAAGTATGAAAGCTGCCCAACAACACTTGCATAAGAAGGGAATAAATCCCTTAAAAGAGCAATTATACAATGCTTAAACCTATAACATTACGACTCATAGCATGTTTGCTCATGCACAACACAAACATAACAGATTGTTCAAAAATATATGGGCTTGGAAGGGACCTCAGAGAGCTAGATTACTTCTGTGGAAGATTGCTAATGATGCTCTCTTGACTATTTTTCAAAGGAAGCATAGGCATTTATCTGTTAAGGATCAATGCCAAATCTGCATGAATGGGTCGGAATCTATGTTACATGTTATGTGACTACGATTTTGCTGCCAGAATTTGGAGGAAACTCATAATCCCCTCTGCTTCTGTTTGGCCATACTTTTTTACCCAAACTCGATTCTGCTATGCCACCTGCCTTGCTTTTCGCCTATTAGGTGGCTGCCCCCTGCTGAAAATTAGTTCAAATTAAATCTTGCTGGTGCTTTCAGCTCTGCTGCCAATTTTGCTAGCTCTGTTGTTATATAGTTCGAGATCATATACACGAAGGCAATTGGCTTATGCTCTGCTTTACATGCTGAATTATGGGCTACACTTATGGGACTTAAGATTCTTGTTGAAAGAGAATTTAAAGAAAATAATAGTGGAATCTGACTCAGTTTGTGCTATTAGATTCTTGCAGACGGGGGTGTAAGCAAACACAACCTTGTGCCAATCTGGTTAAGCAAATCAGAGATCAAGTGCCTCCATGGGAAGCTGTTGTGTGGTCTCACGTTTAGGGCAAGCAATTATGTTGCTGATGCTTTGGCTAATCATGGCCTCAATTTAGGTGGTACAGTAGGATTTATGATTGTTTTTCATCCTTTTGTTCTCTTCAGTTCAGTTTTGATAATGCCTTAATAACTATATACAAAAGAGGCTAGTAGTTTGTTTGGGCTGGTTGACCAACATCCTGCATGTTGGATAACATCCTGCATGTTGGATAgcgttcgaaacggggcgctgacAGCTAAGCTATAATGAAAAACGTTGCGCCCTCATTAAAATTGGTTGGCCAATATCCTGCCTGCTGCTTTCCTTCGTCACCACCTTTCCATGGTGGATGCCTCTGTTTGCGACTTGACTGTAGCTGACGCTTGTATGGAATCTACAGAGGTCTCTCTGTCATCCATGTTCCCATAGATGTTTATTTGACCCCATTTGTATTGTTGAAGCTGTGATGAACTTCCTTGTTTATAGCACAAGTTACAATTCCGGCGGAGCCAATTGAGTTGTTTATATGAGAGCGTTGTTCAAAAGGATATATTCTTTTTTCGCTCATAAGTCACTTAGTCTCTCTGGTTTTTGGTTTCTAGGGGACTACTTTCGGGCCTTTAGGGTTTTGCATCATGTTTTTATGTTGTTTATGTCAGCTTGAGTGTGCATGTCTGTTCTTTCATTTTCTCATGTGTATGTGCATTGTGGAAGCACTCATAGAGATTTATTCTCGCATGTTGTAAGTGTCGTTTGATAACCCTATGGGCTTTTATTCTATacatctttgacaaaaaaaatgatgatgagataaatttttaaattgaaatttgtTTAAGGgtttttatataattaaacatgtaaaataaattatacttCAACATTAGTTAAAGGAATAATatttaactagtgttttttacccgcgcgttgcacgggaaatatgtctattgtatttgatacattaattaatactttgattattaaaaatatattaaacaacgaatgaaatagaaaaatcagaattgatgagtaaagtggagataaagacttctcttctaagcccgattgagaccaagaggaactcgtttcacattcttcgtaaatatgaagacgataacacaaatcatagatataaggaattatcaacatattaatcttaaaaaaaattaatgtgatagtagcacaaatcaggattgcgtaagatatatcataaagtataacattattgcgtttattccaactaagtagggatgacaatgggtaggtactatagtaccatctccatacccgcgtttttaaaaattacatgtactcgtctccatactcacgtgggtagcaactcgaacctccccacctttagacaattcaatgtcattacaggaagtTATCCATCTTTGcaaaaatctaaatctatggataataatgggtctcaaaatcatagggtacccgcaaaaaatactcaCTATGGGTatggtaaaaaaccgctaaatgggtatgaggttgagtatagataattacccgcaaaaaatagtgagtatgggtgcgggtatgggcactaagtacccaaccggctcatatccgcacacatatattattattattattattattattattattattattattattattattactattatttgggaatatattaaaaaattaacttaagctatagctttcaaactcactctttttaaaataaagtttgggatatattaattaatactctaaaaataaataataaataaattaagataaaatcaagaaataaaccacctaaatcctaatcaaatctaaaatttaaaaatgtattttttttactctaaaaataaatcaaaaataaattaagataaaatcaagaaatatacaatataaatccttatcaaatctaaaattttaaaatgtattttttttatgagaattaatctgagaatgacacgtgttatttttttttccaattagtgaatattctgcaccctagaatattttcttttcctcaatccttttgcttttgattaagaagagaaaagcaggaatccttgaagcatatgacatcttacaattagttgaagaacaaaatcaattcatgaagaagattgaaacagaaacccaaaatgaagtcttgaagaataaaataccctctttcaccaatttgaaaggactgtggtgaaagaattgtatttagtgtatttgtgaatcttggggtggaacccttgtgaaacaaaaaatcaaaggcacatttcagtcaagagaaacaaaaaatagtgtattgccccatatgtgcgcaccccaacaaattatctatatatgtgagaaaaaaaaaataattctcccacccaagaatattttcttttcctcaatccttttgcttttgattaagaagagaaaagcaggaatccttgaagcatatgacatcttacaattagttgaataacaaaatcaattcatgaagaagattgaaacagaaacccaaaatgaagtcttgaagaataaaataccctctttcaccaatttgaaaggactgtggtgaaagaattgtatttagtgtatttgtgaatcttggggtggaacccttgtgaaacaaaaaatcaaaggcacatttcagtcaagagaaacaaaaaatagtgtattgccccatatgtgcgcaccccaacaaattatctatatatgtgagaaaaaaacaaaataattctcccacccaaaataattgtggttacttcaccaataaacttatactatcaatcaatttaaattgaacttaaggaaatatatagagtaaagtaagataagtcacccaattggcatactaaaacatgagtatatgcaaaactaatgagtttgaggaaaacatgaaccaaccttaagaatgggctaaacatactcattaagttgttcatcaatttgactgacatgtgcatcattaaaaaaaaatagtaagttgtgcatcattcacatacagtgcaaatagtatgcttatacacacagctcaaacatgaagaataaaaacaggcaaaatttgagaaataaatataaattcaggctatcctaagtttcgtaaatttctataaattataccaaaatatGGTTTAGAATAGTTTcacacgcatggatttctacaaactatactaaaatctggtttaaaaaaatacaaaagcggaagaagaataatagaaaaaacattacatcagaatcaaaacattacgtcttcaacaaaGATTCGtcaaagggtctatgcaaaaatttgtaaacttttggatcaaaacacacaaaatatgtgaaatttaagaatccaggattgaattacgaacaaaggataaactgaaatgacaCAAATCATCAATCACagcatgataaactcttcttcacgtaacatcatcttacggcatacctctgtcctgatcgtgacatgtggcagaggtagaaataacagctatcaaatctctgcgtgtccatggtagctttgtggaccctcagcaccaaatcaactccattttcttagaattagcattaaataaataataagataaattaagataaaatcaagaaataaacaacataaatcctaatcaaatctaaactttaaaaaggtattaaataaagatagataaaaactaccaaaatctaacaaatcacaataaaaaactcataaaatcctgaattcaataaaaatatgaaaattcaataaaaataccataaaaattcatttatactctaaaagtaactcaaaaataaaataaaatatttcatgaaattaaaataaaaaataaacaataaataaggatagataaaaactatcaaaatctagcaaatcacaataaaaactcataaaatcctgcattaattaaaaatccgaaaattcaataaaaattaattattatactctataaataaatttaaaataaaataaaatatttcctggaagtaaaattaaataaataataagataaaattaagaaataaacaacataaatcctaatcaaatctaaaatttaaaaaggtactaaataaagatagataacaactaccaagtctagcaaatcacaataaaaactcataatatcctgaattaattaaaaatctgaaaatttaagaaaaattaattaatatacccTAAAAGTAAatcgaaaataaaataaagtatttcctggatttaaaataaaataaataataagataaattaaaataaaattaagaaataaacaacctaaatcccaatcaaatctaatattaaaaaatgtattaaataaagatacataaaaactaacaaaatctagcaaatcacaataaaaactcataaaatcccgaattaattaaaaattcgaaaattcaataaaaattattcaatatattctaaaaataaatttaaaataaattaaaagaccaaatcttatcttttaaaataatatcaatcaattattttagaatatataaaattaaaacatatatcaattgaaaattatatcttctaaaataatatcaattaattaggttagaatatataaaattaaaacatatatcaattgaaaattatatcctctaacaaattgacacgtggaataatttttatgagaattaatctggtgctgacacgtcactaagaattaatctggtgctgacacgtcactatggaagttcttcttttctaatatatatatatattgatatattgattaagtttaaaattttcaaattaatttgaaaatatttatgaTAAAATacggtacatcggaaagatatgataaaatacattaattactagtaaatatttaatttttttatttcaaaaatattctatAATAAAATGAGTAAATGATAATAACTTCAGAAAAAactcaataaatatatattaattaaaattttcaactcttataataaaaaattttTGAGTTATGAATTTTCAGCATACTTCCAGGCTTAGATTATTTCCTCTTGAAGGATAGGCTAGCCTTGCATTAGTCTTCCTATTTTTGCTTTtgtcttttgtttatttttcggtgaaccaatttttttttatatttgtagTTATTATgtattaaaattatttgaaatttaattattaactaTAAATTAAAATACTTGATGCGGAAAAAAAcaagttttattttcatttaattttctttatgtGATATTTAGTTTATATCTTCAaatttttaaatgctaatttttttttccaaagaatgttaaatttatgttatctcaattaataattataattaatttaatttatatcgtTAAGTGTTTCAATTAGTAAATATG
This window harbors:
- the LOC130713499 gene encoding protein BUNDLE SHEATH DEFECTIVE 2, chloroplastic; this encodes MNRGLGTWANGAVVILGGVFTLNIASTATLKALHFASEKKRKKVALPCLVCRGKGFYICKLCNGNATIAWSPMYDPIAINPCLCPTCEGNRVQRCLNCLGKGYD